In a single window of the Bos taurus isolate L1 Dominette 01449 registration number 42190680 breed Hereford chromosome 23, ARS-UCD2.0, whole genome shotgun sequence genome:
- the OR2H1 gene encoding olfactory receptor family 2 subfamily H member 1, which yields MVNHSFPVDFLLLGFSEHPGLERILFMVVSISYLLTLVGNTLIILLSMLDPRLHSPMYFFLSNLSFLDLCFTTSCVPQMLVHLWGPRKTISFLGCSVQLFIFLFLGTTECVLLTVMAFDRYVAVCQPLHYATIIHPRLCWQLAAVAWVMGLVQSVVQTPPTLRLPFCPHRQIDDFACEVPSLIQLSCGDTTYNEIQLAVSSFIFLVMPLTLILISYGSIAWAVLRINSAIAWRKALGTCSSHLIVITLFYSLVIAVYLQPKNPYAQKRGKFFGLFYAVGTPLLNPLIYSLRNKEVKGALRRLLGKDKDSREN from the coding sequence ATGGTCAACCACAGCTTCCCAGTGGACTTCCTCCTTCTGGGCTTCTCTGAACACCCAGGGCTTGAAAGAATCCTCTTCATGGTTGTCTCAATCTCTTACCTCCTGACTCTGGTGGGCAACACACTCATCATCCTGCTGTCCATGCTGGACCCCAGGCTCCACTCCCCGATGTACTTTTTCCTCTCCAACCTCTCCTTCCTGGACCTCTGCTTCACCACAAGCTGTGTCCCGCAGATGCTGGTCCACCTCTGGGGCCCAAGGAAGACCATCAGCTTCCTTGGCTGCTCTGTCCAGCTCTTCATCTTCCTGTTCCTGGGGACCACGGAGTGTGTCCTCCTGACCGTGATGGCCTTTGACCGCTACGTGGCTGTCTGCCAGCCCCTCCACTATGCCACCATCATCCACCCCCGCCTGTGCTGGCAGCTGGCGGCCGTGGCCTGGGTAATGGGTCTGGTCCAATCGGTAGTCCAGACACCACCGACCCTCCGCCTGCCCTTCTGCCCACATCGGCAGATAGATGACTTTGCGTGTGAGGTCCCTTCTCTAATTCAACTGTCCTGTGGAGACACCACCTACAATGAAATCCAGTTAGCTGTGTCCAGTTTCATCTTCCTGGTCATGCCACTTACCCTCATCCTTATCTCTTACGGTTCCATTGCCTGGGCAGTGCTGAGGATTAACTCGGCCATAGCATGGAGGAAGGCTCTGGGGACCTGCTCTTCCCATCTCATTGTGATCACCTTATTCTACAGTTTAGTCATTGCTGTCTACCTCCAGCCCAAAAATCCTTATGCCCAGAAGAGAGGCAAGTTCTTTGGTCTCTTCTATGCAGTGGGCACTCCTTTACTTAATCCCCTCATATACAGCCTGAGGAACAAGGAGGTAAAGGGGGCGCTCAGGAGGTTGCTGGGGAAAGACAAGGACTCCAGGGAGAACTAA